Proteins found in one Pseudomonas sp. P8_241 genomic segment:
- the rsfS gene encoding ribosome silencing factor has product MTSNNESKVKRKGTFKSAPLPEKVLAVEPPKGDELVKVAVAALEDVKAQDVLVIDVRDKQSITDFMIIATGTSNRQIGAMLDKVREAVKALGIKPLGEEGKGDSDWVLLDMDDVIVHMMTSNARQFYDLERLWKGAEQSRAADGKHHSPEVGHEHFTKLNKDQE; this is encoded by the coding sequence ATGACGAGCAACAACGAAAGCAAAGTTAAACGCAAAGGCACATTCAAGAGCGCCCCGCTGCCTGAGAAAGTTCTCGCCGTCGAGCCGCCTAAAGGTGACGAGCTGGTCAAGGTCGCCGTAGCCGCCCTGGAAGACGTCAAGGCCCAGGACGTGCTGGTGATCGATGTTCGCGACAAGCAGAGCATCACCGACTTCATGATCATCGCCACCGGTACCTCGAACCGCCAGATCGGCGCGATGCTGGACAAGGTTCGCGAAGCGGTCAAGGCCTTGGGCATCAAGCCGCTGGGCGAAGAAGGCAAGGGCGACAGCGACTGGGTCCTGTTGGACATGGATGACGTGATCGTCCACATGATGACCTCCAACGCCCGTCAGTTCTACGACCTGGAGCGCCTGTGGAAAGGCGCCGAGCAGAGCCGTGCCGCTGATGGCAAACACCACAGCCCTGAAGTTGGTCACGAGCATTTCACCAAGCTCAACAAAGACCAGGAATAA
- the mrdA gene encoding penicillin-binding protein 2, with product MSQPIRIKDHEKDARLVRGRVVFGAIAVVTLICVLIARLYFLQVIQYEYHSTLSENNRVHVQPIPPTRGLIFDRNGVVIADNRPSFSLSMTRERSGDWQQVLDVIVEVLELTPEDRVIFEKRMRQGRRPFEPVPILFELSEEQIARIAVNQFRLPGVEVVAQLVRHYPQGAHFAHSVGYMGRINEKELKSLDPVNYSGTHHIGKTGIERFYEPELHGQVGYEEVETNARGRVLRVLKRTDPIPGKDIVLSLDIKLQEAAEAALGGRRGAVVALDPKTGEVLAMVSQPSFDPNLFVTGISFKAYSELRDSIDRPLFNRVLRGLYPPGSTIKPAVAIAGLDAGVVTASSRVFDPGYYMLPNYDHKYRNWNRTGDGFVDLDTAIMRSNDTYFYDLAHKLGIDRLAAYMTKFGIGQKVSLDMFEESPGLMPSREWKRATRRQAWFPGETLILGIGQGYMQSTPLQLAQATALVANKGVWNRPHLARTIEGVKPVDENPMPDIILRDPSDWNKVNHGMQQVMHGARGTARKAAIGAQYRIAGKSGTAQVVAIKQGEKYDRSKVQERHRDHALFVGFAPADDPKIVVSVMVENGESGSGVAAPVVRQIMDAWLLDQNGRLKPEYASPISPEATAREE from the coding sequence ATGTCCCAGCCGATCCGCATCAAGGACCACGAAAAAGACGCCCGTCTGGTGCGTGGCCGCGTCGTGTTCGGGGCAATTGCAGTGGTGACGCTGATCTGCGTGTTGATTGCGCGTCTGTATTTTCTCCAGGTCATCCAGTACGAGTACCACTCGACCCTGTCGGAAAACAACCGTGTCCATGTGCAGCCGATTCCGCCGACGCGCGGTTTGATCTTCGACCGTAATGGCGTGGTGATTGCCGACAACCGGCCGAGTTTCAGCTTGAGTATGACCCGCGAGCGCTCCGGCGACTGGCAGCAAGTGCTCGATGTGATTGTCGAAGTGCTGGAGCTGACGCCCGAGGATCGGGTGATTTTCGAGAAACGCATGCGCCAGGGCCGTCGTCCGTTCGAGCCGGTGCCAATCCTGTTTGAGTTGAGCGAAGAACAGATCGCCCGGATCGCGGTGAACCAGTTCCGCCTGCCTGGTGTGGAAGTGGTCGCGCAATTGGTACGTCACTATCCGCAGGGTGCGCACTTTGCGCACTCGGTTGGTTACATGGGGCGGATCAACGAGAAGGAGCTCAAGTCCCTCGATCCGGTCAATTACAGCGGCACTCACCACATTGGCAAAACCGGTATCGAGCGTTTCTACGAGCCTGAATTACACGGCCAGGTGGGTTACGAGGAAGTCGAGACCAACGCCCGGGGCCGCGTTTTGCGCGTGCTCAAGCGTACCGATCCGATTCCCGGCAAGGACATCGTCCTGAGCCTGGACATCAAATTGCAGGAAGCCGCCGAAGCGGCGCTCGGTGGTCGTCGTGGCGCGGTGGTCGCACTGGACCCGAAAACCGGCGAAGTACTGGCCATGGTCAGCCAGCCGAGTTTCGACCCGAACCTGTTTGTCACCGGCATCAGTTTCAAGGCCTATTCCGAACTGCGCGACTCCATTGACCGGCCGCTGTTCAACCGCGTATTGCGAGGCCTGTACCCGCCAGGTTCGACCATCAAGCCGGCGGTGGCGATTGCCGGTCTGGACGCGGGTGTGGTGACGGCGTCGTCGCGAGTGTTCGATCCGGGCTATTACATGCTGCCCAACTACGATCACAAATACCGTAACTGGAACCGTACCGGTGACGGCTTTGTCGACCTCGATACGGCGATCATGCGCTCCAACGACACCTACTTCTATGACCTGGCCCACAAGCTGGGGATCGATCGGTTGGCGGCATACATGACCAAGTTTGGCATCGGTCAAAAAGTCTCGCTGGACATGTTCGAAGAATCACCGGGGTTGATGCCGTCCCGCGAATGGAAACGTGCGACCCGTCGGCAGGCGTGGTTCCCGGGCGAAACGCTGATTCTCGGGATTGGGCAGGGCTATATGCAGTCGACCCCGCTGCAACTGGCCCAAGCCACCGCGCTGGTCGCCAACAAAGGCGTCTGGAACCGTCCGCACCTGGCCAGGACCATCGAGGGTGTGAAACCTGTTGATGAGAATCCGATGCCGGACATCATCCTGCGCGACCCGTCGGACTGGAACAAGGTCAACCATGGCATGCAGCAGGTGATGCACGGTGCCCGGGGTACGGCGCGCAAGGCCGCGATCGGTGCGCAGTACCGGATTGCCGGCAAGTCGGGTACGGCCCAGGTGGTCGCGATCAAGCAGGGCGAGAAGTACGACCGTTCCAAGGTTCAGGAGCGCCATCGCGACCACGCCTTGTTCGTTGGCTTCGCGCCGGCCGATGATCCGAAAATCGTGGTCTCGGTAATGGTCGAGAACGGTGAGTCCGGCTCTGGTGTCGCCGCGCCCGTGGTGCGGCAGATCATGGACGCCTGGCTCCTGGACCAGAATGGCCGGTTGAAGCCTGAATACGCCAGCCCTATCAGCCCTGAGGCAACAGCCCGTGAAGAATAA
- the nadD gene encoding nicotinate-nucleotide adenylyltransferase, with protein MGDLDPSAPLTASEPAPRRIGVLGGTFDPVHIGHLRGALEVAETLALDELRLTPSARPPHRDTPQVSAQDRLAMVECAVAGVAPLVVDARELQRDKPSYTIDTLELMRAELAVSDQVFLLLGWDAFCGLPTWHRWEELLQHCHILVLQRPDADSEPPDALRNLLAARSVSDPLALKGPSGQIAFVWQTPLAVSATQIRQLLASGKSVRFLVPDAVLAYIDAHGLYRASN; from the coding sequence TTGGGCGATCTCGACCCGTCAGCCCCGTTGACCGCCAGCGAGCCAGCACCTCGGCGCATTGGCGTACTGGGCGGAACCTTCGATCCGGTGCACATCGGCCATTTGCGCGGTGCGCTGGAAGTCGCCGAAACCCTGGCGCTCGATGAGCTGCGTCTGACACCCAGTGCCAGGCCGCCTCATCGGGACACACCCCAGGTTTCGGCACAAGACCGTCTGGCGATGGTCGAGTGCGCGGTGGCCGGTGTGGCTCCGTTGGTGGTGGACGCCCGCGAATTGCAGCGGGACAAACCGTCCTACACCATTGATACCCTGGAACTGATGCGCGCCGAACTGGCTGTGTCCGACCAGGTTTTTCTGCTTTTGGGCTGGGACGCATTTTGCGGCCTGCCCACTTGGCACCGCTGGGAAGAGTTGCTCCAGCATTGCCATATCCTGGTGTTGCAACGCCCGGATGCCGACAGCGAACCGCCGGATGCCTTGCGCAACCTGCTGGCAGCGCGCTCGGTGAGCGACCCGCTGGCCCTCAAGGGGCCGAGCGGACAGATTGCATTCGTCTGGCAGACACCGCTCGCGGTATCCGCCACCCAGATCCGTCAACTGCTGGCCAGCGGTAAGTCGGTACGTTTCCTGGTGCCCGACGCGGTCCTGGCCTACATCGATGCGCACGGGCTCTACCGTGCGTCGAACTGA
- a CDS encoding DNA-3-methyladenine glycosylase — protein MSNLTIRAPTTGQPTGLPDVFFDRDAQTLARDLLGKVIRHRVGDLWLSARIIETEAYYCVEKGSHASLGYTEKRKALFLEGGHIYMYYARGGDSLNFSAQGPGNAVLIKSAYPWIDELSGPASLAQMLLNNPDAQGHPRPSQKLCAGQTLLCKSLGLKVRMWDAKRFDHEVLLVEDVGPVPAQIIQTTRLGIPHGRDEHLMYRFVDAAYAPYCTRNPLRRGQVEGRDYILL, from the coding sequence ATGTCCAACCTGACCATTCGAGCACCCACCACTGGCCAGCCCACGGGTCTTCCAGACGTATTTTTCGACCGCGACGCGCAGACTCTGGCCCGGGACCTACTGGGAAAAGTCATCCGCCACCGAGTCGGCGACCTGTGGCTCAGCGCTCGAATCATCGAGACCGAAGCCTATTACTGTGTCGAAAAAGGCAGCCACGCGTCCCTCGGCTACACAGAAAAGCGTAAGGCTTTGTTTCTGGAAGGCGGCCACATCTATATGTATTACGCCCGGGGTGGCGACTCATTGAACTTCAGCGCCCAAGGACCGGGCAATGCGGTTTTGATCAAATCCGCCTATCCGTGGATAGATGAGTTGAGCGGACCGGCCAGCCTGGCGCAGATGCTGTTGAACAATCCCGACGCCCAAGGCCACCCTCGCCCGTCACAAAAGCTCTGCGCAGGCCAAACCTTGCTGTGCAAGTCTCTGGGCTTGAAGGTGCGGATGTGGGACGCCAAGCGTTTTGACCATGAGGTGCTACTGGTCGAAGACGTCGGTCCTGTGCCGGCACAAATCATCCAGACGACACGCCTGGGTATCCCCCATGGGCGCGATGAACACCTGATGTACCGTTTCGTCGATGCGGCCTATGCGCCGTACTGCACGCGCAACCCGCTGCGGCGGGGGCAAGTCGAAGGGCGCGATTACATCCTGCTGTAA
- the rlmH gene encoding 23S rRNA (pseudouridine(1915)-N(3))-methyltransferase RlmH, whose protein sequence is MRLRLIAVGSRMPKWVEEGWHEYAKRLPSELALELVEIPLNTRGKNADVARFIRQEGEAMLAKVGPNERVVTLEVHGKPWSTEQLAVELDRWRLDSRTVNFMVGGPEGLAPEVCARADQRWSLSPLTLPHPLVRILIGEQLYRAWTVLSGHPYHK, encoded by the coding sequence GTGCGACTGCGACTGATCGCCGTCGGCTCCCGCATGCCTAAATGGGTGGAAGAAGGCTGGCATGAATATGCCAAGCGTCTTCCGTCCGAGCTGGCGCTGGAACTGGTGGAAATACCGCTCAACACCCGGGGCAAGAACGCCGACGTGGCACGCTTCATCCGTCAGGAAGGCGAAGCCATGCTGGCCAAGGTCGGGCCGAACGAGCGTGTTGTCACCCTCGAAGTCCATGGCAAGCCCTGGAGTACCGAGCAACTGGCGGTCGAACTCGATCGCTGGCGGCTGGACTCGCGCACCGTCAACTTCATGGTCGGCGGCCCAGAAGGGCTGGCGCCGGAAGTCTGTGCCCGGGCTGACCAGCGCTGGTCGTTGTCGCCGCTGACGTTGCCGCACCCGCTGGTGCGGATTCTGATCGGCGAACAGTTGTACCGTGCCTGGACCGTGCTGTCCGGTCACCCTTACCACAAGTAA
- a CDS encoding glutamate-5-semialdehyde dehydrogenase yields the protein MTESVLDYMTRLGRAAREASRVIGRASTAQKNRALQAAANALDAARAELTAANEQDLAAGRVNGLEPALLERLALTPARIDGMIIGLRQVAALPDPVGAIRDMSYRPSGIQVGKMRVPLGVIGIIYESRPNVTIDAASLCLKSGNATILRGGSEAIHSNRAIAACIQRGLAEANLPAAVVQVVETTDRAAVGALITMPEYVDVIVPRGGRGLIERVSRDARVPVIKHLDGICHVYVSEHADLAKAQRIAFNAKTYRYGICGAMETLLVDQTVANNFLPSMAAQFREKGVELRGCERTRSIIDAIPASEDDWSTEYLAAILSIRVVDGLDQAIEHINHYGSHHTDSIVSEHQGDTRRFVAEVDSSSVMINTPTCFADGFEYGLGAEIGISTDKLHTRGPVGLEGLTCEKYIVVGDGQLRGQEPV from the coding sequence ATGACTGAGTCCGTTCTTGACTACATGACCCGCTTGGGTCGCGCTGCCCGCGAAGCCTCCCGCGTGATCGGCCGTGCCAGCACCGCGCAGAAAAACCGCGCCTTGCAGGCTGCCGCCAACGCGTTGGACGCTGCACGCGCCGAGCTGACCGCTGCCAATGAGCAAGACCTGGCAGCCGGCCGCGTCAATGGTCTGGAGCCGGCTTTGCTGGAGCGCCTGGCGCTGACCCCTGCGCGCATCGACGGCATGATTATCGGCTTGCGTCAGGTCGCGGCATTGCCGGACCCGGTCGGTGCGATCCGAGATATGAGCTACCGTCCGTCCGGCATTCAGGTCGGCAAAATGCGCGTACCGCTGGGAGTGATCGGGATCATCTACGAATCCCGGCCGAACGTGACCATCGATGCCGCCAGCCTGTGCCTGAAGTCCGGTAACGCGACCATCCTGCGCGGCGGTTCCGAGGCGATTCACTCCAATCGTGCCATCGCTGCCTGCATTCAGCGTGGTCTGGCCGAGGCCAATCTTCCGGCTGCAGTGGTGCAAGTGGTCGAAACCACGGACCGTGCTGCCGTCGGCGCACTGATCACCATGCCTGAATACGTCGACGTCATCGTGCCCCGTGGCGGTCGTGGCCTGATCGAGCGTGTCAGTCGCGACGCCCGCGTGCCGGTCATCAAGCATCTGGACGGTATCTGCCACGTTTATGTGAGCGAACACGCCGACCTGGCAAAAGCCCAGCGCATCGCGTTCAACGCCAAGACTTACCGTTATGGCATCTGCGGTGCGATGGAAACGTTACTGGTCGATCAAACCGTTGCCAACAATTTCCTGCCGTCGATGGCGGCCCAGTTCCGCGAAAAAGGCGTCGAGCTGCGCGGTTGCGAACGCACCCGGTCGATCATTGATGCCATACCGGCCAGCGAAGACGACTGGAGCACCGAGTACCTGGCGGCGATTCTGTCGATCCGTGTGGTCGACGGGCTGGACCAGGCGATCGAACACATCAACCATTACGGCTCTCACCACACCGACTCGATAGTCAGCGAACACCAGGGTGACACCCGGCGTTTCGTGGCTGAAGTCGACTCGTCATCGGTGATGATCAACACGCCGACCTGCTTCGCCGACGGCTTTGAATACGGATTGGGTGCCGAGATCGGCATTTCTACTGATAAGCTGCACACCCGTGGCCCGGTCGGCCTCGAAGGCCTGACCTGCGAGAAGTACATCGTAGTCGGTGATGGACAGCTGCGCGGACAGGAGCCGGTCTGA